AGAATGTAAAATGCGGAATCCTGTCCGAATCCTCTACCCAAAATCACGTAATCATTGCTTCTTATGACAGTGGCAGAATCAAAAATATGGATTTCCTTTTGTAATTTTGACCCCAAACATGCGTTAAAGACTGTGAGGAAGAATAAAAGAAAAAATATACTGATACGAAGTTTCATATTCGTGCCTAAGTGCTATTTTTTGCCTTTCGTTGTGGCAGAAGGAGTTTGCGATGTGAATTTCACCAAATCTCCTTTGATTCCGAAGCGATGTCTTGTCACGGGTCCGTAAACGGATTTGTCATTCCAGTAGCGGATATTCACAACTGCGTCGGCGTCCTCTCCTTCCATAAGAGATTGGATCACATTATCCGCAGGAGGGATGGAAGTAGGGATTCCAATGATTCCGATATCAAATGAAAACCATGAAAAATTTTTCTCTACGGATTTAATAGTTTCATAAGGGATATTCGGTAACGGGCGATTGCTTGAAGCGATTCCTACGGTGGAGGATGCACAATTTGTGAAAAACAAACAAGAGGCAAATAAGCCGAGTAGTAGAGAGGTTTTTTTCATTTTTAATAACTCCGATCTAGAGGAAAATTCCTCCGATCGGAATGACTGTCAATGGTTAAAATCAAATAACCGTCATTAACTACATGAAAGGGAATGAACGCTACGTACTCAGGAATAAACGAAAATTAAATCACAATCCGAGGGTCTCTTTCAGTTGTCCCGCGAATGAGCGACCAACCGGGAGAACGGTTTCGTCTTCGTTTTTCAACTGTACTAGGTAGGCCCCTCCTTTATCATATCTCAAATTTGTAATATATTTTATATTCACAAGGTATCCTTTGTGAATTCGTATAAATAGTTTCGATGGTAATTTTTCTTCCAAATCTTTCAATAACTTGGGGGTTTCATAATCCTTTGCATTCGTATGAATGACGGAAGATTTGTTATTTGCGGATATGAAATGAATTTCGTTATAAGACAACAAATGAGTCGCCGATTCTGACGTAAATGTTAGGTGGTCATTCGAATCGGAGTCTTCTTTGGCGGAAGGTGTTTCCTTCCAGTATTTCAAAGCCTTATCTACGGATTTTCTGAACCTGAGAAAGGAGAATGGTTTCAATAGATAATCAAGTGCTTCCAGATCGAAAGCTTCGACGGCATATTCGCTATAAGCAGTCGTTAATATGAAAAAGGTTTTAGGTTTTCTGACTGATTTTAAAATTTCGATTCCTGATTTTGCAGGTAAGTTGATATCTAAAAAAACCAAATCGAATTCTTTTTCTTCCAAAAGTTTGAAAGCTTTGTCTCCGTCTTCGGCAATGCCTGCCAGTTTGAGTTCGGGACAACCCAGCACATAATCCATCATCAACATACGGGCAGGGTATTCATCTTCTATGATTAAAACCGAATAGGATAATTCCTCGCCCATAAGATGATCATATAATTAAGTCAGCCCGTAGACTGCAATTTTTTCTTCTCTTCCCCGAAGTTCCAATTCTCCCAAGGATTTCAAACTCGCTTTTGATTCGGAGGAGAGTTTGTCGTATGCTGTTTCGCTGAGTAAGACTGTAGTTCCCAGTTCTTTTGTTTTTCCTTCCAATCGGGAAGCCGTATTCACCGTATCTCCGATCAAAGTTCCGTCCATTCTGCTTTCCTGTCCGATGGTTCCTATCAAAACTTTGCCGTAATGAATTCCGATGCCTATTTTCACGGGGGTTTCTCCCGTTTCTTCCCGTTTGCGGTTGAATTCTTCCAAGCCGATCATCATATCTTTTGCGGCAGCAAGTGCGTTTTCGGAAGAGTTGGGAAAGAAAGCCATAATCGAATCACCGATGTACTTATCAATATAACCTGACTTGCGTTCAATGGAAGGAGCGGTGAATCTCATAAATGCATTTAGAAAATCGAACGTAAGTCTGGGATTTAATTTTTCGGAAATGGATGTAAAACCTCTGATATCCAAAAACAAAACGGCGACTTCTCCATCAACAGCGTCTCCCAAAAATACATCCCGTACATCCGACTTGTTCAACAAAGGAATGATCTGCGAAGGAAAGAATCTGGAAAATGCTTCCGCCAGACTTTTTTGTTCTTCCAGAGAGCGTGTTTGGATTTCCACTTTTTCCCTTTGAA
The nucleotide sequence above comes from Leptospira kobayashii. Encoded proteins:
- a CDS encoding LytR/AlgR family response regulator transcription factor translates to MGEELSYSVLIIEDEYPARMLMMDYVLGCPELKLAGIAEDGDKAFKLLEEKEFDLVFLDINLPAKSGIEILKSVRKPKTFFILTTAYSEYAVEAFDLEALDYLLKPFSFLRFRKSVDKALKYWKETPSAKEDSDSNDHLTFTSESATHLLSYNEIHFISANNKSSVIHTNAKDYETPKLLKDLEEKLPSKLFIRIHKGYLVNIKYITNLRYDKGGAYLVQLKNEDETVLPVGRSFAGQLKETLGL
- a CDS encoding LIC20211 family lipoprotein, with the protein product MKKTSLLLGLFASCLFFTNCASSTVGIASSNRPLPNIPYETIKSVEKNFSWFSFDIGIIGIPTSIPPADNVIQSLMEGEDADAVVNIRYWNDKSVYGPVTRHRFGIKGDLVKFTSQTPSATTKGKK